The Osmerus eperlanus chromosome 15, fOsmEpe2.1, whole genome shotgun sequence genome includes a window with the following:
- the LOC134035231 gene encoding melanocortin receptor 4-like, producing the protein MNASQHHGLIQGYHNRNHSLGSLPINKDGKESSTGCYDQLLISTEVFLTLGIVSLLENILVITAIIKNKNLHSPMYLFICSLAVADMLVSVSNASETIVIALINGGNVTIPGTMIKNMDNVFDSLICSSLLASICSLLAIAVDRYITIFYALRYHNIVTVRRALLVITGIWTCCTASGVLFIIYSESTMVLICLITMFFTMLALMASLYVHMFLLARLHMKRIAALPGNAPIRQRANMKGAITLTILLGVFVVCWAPFFLHLILMISCPRNPYCTCFMSHFNMYLILIMCNSVIDPIIYAFRSQEMRKTFKEIFCFWQNLPNPCVCELPGKY; encoded by the coding sequence ATGAATGCCTCGCAACACCATGGACTGATCCAAGGGTACCACAACAGGAACCACAGTTTGGGTTCCTTGCCAATAAACAAAGATGGCAAGGAGTCCTCGACTGGATGTTACGACCAGCTCCTTATCTCCACTGAGGTTTTCCTCACCCTGGGCATTGTCAGTCTGCTAGAGAACATTCTGGTCATCACCGCCATAATAAAGAACAAGAACCTTCACTCCCCCATGTACCTATTCATCTGCAGCCTGGCCGTGGCCGACATGCTGGTGAGCGTCTCAAATGCGTCAGAGACCATTGTCATTGCATTGATCAACGGGGGCAATGTGACCATCCCAGGCACAATGATCAAGAATATGGACAACGTGTTTGATTCATTGATCTGCAGctctctcctggcctccatCTGTAGTCTGCTGGCCATCGCCGTGGACCGCTACATCACCATCTTCTACGCGCTCCGCTACCACAACATCGTGACTGTCCGGCGGGCACTCCTGGTCATCACAGGCATCTGGACTTGTTGTACGGCATCCGGTGTGCTGTTCATCATCTACTCCGAGAGCACCATGGTCCTCATCTGCCTCATTACCATGTTCTTCACCATGTTGGCTCTCATGGCTTCTCTCTACGTCCACATGTTCCTGCTCGCACGCCTGCACATGAAGAGGATCGCAGCCCTCCCTGGGAATGCACCAATCCGCCAGCGGGCCAACATGAAAGGTGCcatcaccctcaccatcctgctgGGAGTGTTCGTGGTGTGCTGGGCGcccttcttcctccacctcatcctgATGATCTCCTGCCCACGGAACCCCTACTGCACCTGCTTCATGTCCCACTTCAACATGTACCTGATCCTGATCATGTGCAACTCCGTCATCGACCCTATCATCTACGCCTTTCGGAGCCAGGAGATGAGGAAGACCTTCAAGGAGATCTTCTGCTTCTGGCAGAACCTGCCgaacccatgtgtgtgtgagctccctGGGAAGTACTGA